One Euphorbia lathyris chromosome 1, ddEupLath1.1, whole genome shotgun sequence DNA segment encodes these proteins:
- the LOC136228187 gene encoding gamma carbonic anhydrase-like 2, mitochondrial, whose translation MATALARVSRKALTSALAPQRHLLNRTFSSAASTKSITSSPDRVNWDYRGQRQIIPLGQWLPKIAVDAYVAPNVVLAGQVWVCDGASVWSGSVLRGDLNKITVGFCSNVQERCVIHAAWNSPTGLPAETSIERYVTIGACSLLRSCTIEPECIIGQKSILMEGSLVETHSILEAGSVLPPGRRIPSGELWAGNPARFVRTLTHEETLEIPKLAVAINDLSKNHFSEFLPYSTVYLEVEKMRKKLGISI comes from the exons ATGGCAACTGCCCTAGCCCGTGTCTCCAGAAAAGCGCTCACCTCTGCACTTGCCCCGCAGCGCCACCTTCTTAACCGTACTTTCTCATCTGCGGCGTCAACCAAATCGATTACGTCGTCGCCGGATCGTGTGAATTGGGACTATCGAGGTCAGCGCCAGATAATTCCGTTAGGCCAGTGGCTCCCAAAAATTGCTGTCGACGCTTATGTTGCACCTAATGTTGTCCTAGCGGGTCAGGTCTGGGTCTGTGATGGAGCTTCTGTTTGGAGCGGATCGGTCCTCCGAGGCGATCTGAACAAGATCACAGTTGGTTTCTGTTCTAACGTTCAAGAGCGGTGCGTCATTCATGCTGCTTGGAATTCGCCAACAG GACTGCCGGCCGAGACATCCATTGAAAGATACGTGACAATTGGTGCATGTAGCCTCTTGCGATCCTGCACAATTGAGCCGGAGTGCATCATTGGACAGAAATCTATCCTCATGGAAGGTTCCTTAGTCGAGACACACTCAATCCTTGAAGCAGGGTCAGTACTTCCTCCAGGGAGGAGAATACCAAGTGGTGAGCTATGGGCAGGAAATCCAGCAAGGTTTGTGAGGACACTGacacatgaagaaactttagaAATCCCAAAACTTGCTGTTGCTATAAATGATCTGAGCAAAAACCATTTCTCAGAATTTCTTCCTTACTCCACAGTATATTTAGAGGTtgagaagatgaggaagaagttgGGTATTTCCATCTGA